One segment of Enterobacter ludwigii DNA contains the following:
- a CDS encoding rhodanese-like domain-containing protein, with translation MKRVSQLTALAMLCGLASFSSLAADMPHAMTLSQLQAQHGAVIDTRASAFYNGWPQTLSAPSGHEPAALNLSASWLGAMSDDQIAVWARQHQLTPAMTIALYGRDADNQAVKTRLEKAGYHQISVLNDALQVPERLQRLPHFEQLVYPEWIHRLQQGKPVTAAPTGDWKVIEAAWGAPKFYLLNHIPGAGYIDTNEVESEPLWNKVSDDTLKAMLAKHGIRHDTTVILYGRDVYAAARVAQIMLYAGVKDVRILDGGWKAWSDAGLPVERGMPKDVKPAPDFGAPIPGQPQLMVDMAQARGMLHRQDASLVSIRSWPEFIGETSGYSYIKPKGEIAGARWGHAGSDATHMEDFHNPDGTMRSADDIAAMWKTWNILPEQHVAFYCGTGWRASETFMYARAMGWKNVAVYDGGWYEWSSHPQNPVSSGKRGPESSR, from the coding sequence ATGAAACGTGTTTCTCAACTGACCGCGCTGGCCATGCTGTGCGGCCTCGCTTCATTTTCCTCTCTGGCTGCTGATATGCCGCACGCCATGACGCTGTCTCAACTTCAGGCACAACACGGCGCGGTGATCGACACCCGCGCCAGCGCGTTTTACAACGGCTGGCCGCAAACGCTGAGCGCGCCCTCCGGGCATGAGCCCGCCGCACTTAACCTTTCCGCCTCCTGGCTTGGCGCGATGAGCGATGACCAGATTGCCGTCTGGGCCAGACAGCACCAGCTTACGCCGGCCATGACGATCGCGCTCTACGGTCGCGACGCCGATAATCAGGCGGTCAAAACGCGGCTGGAAAAAGCCGGCTACCACCAGATTTCCGTGCTCAACGATGCCCTGCAGGTACCTGAGCGTCTGCAGCGTTTGCCGCACTTTGAACAACTCGTCTACCCGGAGTGGATCCACCGGCTTCAGCAGGGTAAACCCGTCACTGCTGCGCCAACGGGCGACTGGAAAGTCATTGAAGCCGCATGGGGCGCGCCGAAGTTTTATCTGCTGAACCATATTCCCGGTGCCGGCTACATTGATACCAACGAAGTGGAAAGCGAACCGCTGTGGAATAAAGTTTCTGACGACACGCTAAAAGCGATGCTGGCGAAGCACGGGATCCGTCACGATACGACCGTCATTCTGTATGGCCGTGACGTATATGCCGCCGCCCGCGTGGCGCAGATCATGCTGTATGCGGGCGTGAAGGACGTCCGCATTCTTGATGGCGGCTGGAAAGCCTGGTCTGACGCGGGTCTTCCGGTTGAACGGGGAATGCCCAAAGACGTGAAGCCCGCCCCCGATTTTGGTGCACCGATCCCCGGCCAGCCGCAGTTGATGGTGGATATGGCGCAAGCACGCGGGATGCTGCATCGCCAGGACGCGTCGCTGGTCAGCATTCGTTCCTGGCCGGAGTTCATCGGCGAAACCAGCGGCTACAGCTACATCAAGCCAAAAGGTGAAATTGCCGGTGCCCGCTGGGGTCATGCCGGTAGCGACGCCACCCATATGGAAGATTTCCATAATCCGGATGGCACCATGCGCAGCGCTGACGACATCGCCGCCATGTGGAAAACCTGGAACATCCTGCCGGAACAGCACGTCGCGTTTTACTGCGGCACCGGCTGGCGTGCGTCCGAGACGTTTATGTACGCACGGGCGATGGGCTGGAAAAATGTCGCCGTCTATGACGGCGGCTGGTACGAGTGGAGCAGTCATCCACAGAACCCCGTCTCCAGCGGAAAACGTGGGCCAGAAAGTTCACGCTAA
- a CDS encoding ATP-binding cassette domain-containing protein encodes MLQVSNLTIEPLFREVNFCVPRGEIVTLMGPSGSGKSTLFAWIVGALPDDFQAQGELWLDERRCDGLPVEARGLGILFQDALLFDHFSVGQNLLLALPERIVGRARREAVEQALGSAGLAGHYASDPATLSGGERARVSLLRALLAEPQALLLDEPFSRLDNALRASFRAWVFDTTRARNIPVVLVTHDDEDVPPGGEVIEISRWQ; translated from the coding sequence ATGCTGCAGGTCAGCAATCTCACCATTGAACCGCTTTTCCGCGAGGTCAATTTTTGTGTGCCACGCGGCGAAATAGTCACGCTGATGGGGCCTTCCGGCAGCGGAAAATCAACCCTTTTTGCCTGGATAGTGGGCGCACTGCCAGACGACTTTCAGGCTCAGGGCGAACTGTGGCTTGATGAACGTCGCTGCGACGGACTGCCCGTGGAGGCCCGCGGGTTGGGGATCCTCTTTCAGGATGCCCTGCTGTTTGACCATTTCAGCGTCGGACAAAATTTGCTGCTGGCATTACCTGAACGGATTGTCGGACGAGCACGACGGGAAGCGGTCGAGCAGGCGCTCGGTTCTGCCGGGCTTGCCGGGCATTACGCCAGCGATCCGGCGACCCTTTCCGGCGGAGAACGTGCCCGGGTCAGTCTGCTGCGTGCCCTGCTTGCAGAGCCGCAGGCGTTACTGCTGGATGAACCGTTCAGCCGTCTCGATAATGCGTTACGCGCTTCGTTTCGGGCATGGGTATTTGACACTACCCGCGCACGCAATATTCCGGTGGTTCTGGTCACGCATGACGACGAAGACGTGCCCCCGGGCGGCGAAGTGATTGAGATTTCTCGCTGGCAATAA